TCTATGCCGATCTTTCCGAGATGCTCATGTTCGCCGGCAATGGCCTGATGCCTGCCGAAGGACTCGATGCCGCCCGCGAGGCGCTCAAGATTGATCCGAAGAACAGCAAGGCGCGCTACTACGAAGCCCTTGGCCTTTCGCAGGACAACCAGCATGCCGCCGCCCTTGCGGCCTTCGAATCCCTGCTGGCCGACTCCGCCAGCGACGCGCCTTGGCGCCCTGCGGTTGAAAAGCAGATCGCAGCGTTGAAGCAGCCCCAGGCCAATCCGACCGGCCCCACGCAGAACCAGGTCGAAGCCGCCGGCGCGATGACGGCGGGCGACCAGCAGTCCATGATCCGCTCCATGGTGGATGGTCTTGCGGCGAAACTTGAGGCTGATCCCAAGAACCTGGATGGCTGGCTCCGCCTTATTCGCGCCCGCGTTGTGCTGAAGGAAGCAGACGTCGCCCAGGCGGCACTCGACAAGGCGCGCGGCATTTTTGATGGAGATCAAGGTGCAGCGGCCCAGCTTTCGGCATTGGCGCAGGAATTGGGTTTGAAATGACACGCAAACAGACACGCACCGCCATCATCCTCGCTTCGCTTGCCGTGCTCGGCATCGCCGCGGGCCTCATCCTCTACGCCATCCGCGACACCATCGTGTTCTTCTACACGCCGAGTGAAATTGCCGAAAAGGGCGTGCAGCCAGGCAGCCGGCTCCGTCTTGGGGGATTGGTGGAGCAGGGCACGCTGAAGCAGGGCAGCAACGCCATCTACACTTTCGCCGTCACCGACACGATCAAGAGCCTGTCCGTCAGCTACAAAGGGCAACTGCCGGACCTGTTCCGGGAGGGCCAGGGCGTGGTGGCGGAAGGTGTGCTGCAGGGTGACGGCACGATGCTGGCTGATACGGTGCTGGCCAAGCATGACGAAAAATACATGCCCAAGGACGTGGCCGACAAGCTAAAGGAAAAGGGCGTCTGGCAGGAAGGCCAGGGTGGCGCCCAGCCAGCGACGCAGTCAGGAGCCCAGGGAACGTCGCCGTGATCATCGAATTTGGCCACTTTGCTCTCATCCTCGCGCTTGCCGTGGCCTTGTATCAGACGGTCGTGCCGCAATGGGGTGCCTGGCGCAATGATGCGACTCTCATGGCGTCAGCATCCGTCGCAGCCGTGACACAGCTGATCTTGCTGGCAATTGCATTCGCGGCCCTGACCCACGCCTATCTCACGTCGGATTTTTCCGTCTTGAACGTGGCCGAAAATTCTCACTCGGCGAAACCTTTGCTCTACAAGCTGAGTGGCGTGTGGGGAAACCATGAGGGCTCCATGCTGCTCTGGGTGTTCATCCTGTCGCTGTTCGGTGCTGCCGTTGCGGTCTTTGGCCGTGACTTGCCGGAAACGACGAAGGCGCGCATCCTGTCGGTGCAGGGCTCTGTCGGCCTCGCCTTCCTCATCTTCATCACCGTTGCGAGCAATCCCTTCCTGCGCCTGCTCCCGCCGCCAGTGGAGGGGAACGGACTCAATCCGATCCTGCAGGACCCGGCCCTCGCTTTTCATCCTCCCTTCCTCTACGGCGGCTACGTTGGTCTCTCGATTGCGTTCTCGTTTGCGGTGGCGGCATTGATCGAAGGCCGTGTGGACGCAGCCTGGGCCCGCTGGGTCCGGCCGTGGACGCTGGTCTCCTGGGCCCTGCTGACCATCGGCATCGGCATGGGAGCGTGGTGGGCCTATTACGAACTGGGCTGGGGCGGCTTCTGGTTCTGGGACCCGGTCGAAAATGCCAGCCTCATGCCCTGGCTCATCGCCACGGCGCTGCTGCATTCTGCAACCATCGTGGAAAAGCGCGGCGCACTGAAGATCTGGACGATCCTGCTGTCCATCCTCGCCTTCTCGCTGTCACTGGTCGGCACCTTCCTTGTCCGCTCGGGTGTACTGACCTCGGTCCATGCCTTTGCGGTGGACCCCGAACGCGGCATTTTCATTCTTTCCATTCTCGCGGTTTTCGTCGGCGGAAGCCTGACGCTCTTTGCCGCGCGTGCCCCCTCGCTGAAGGCGGGCGGGCTGTTTGCGACGGTGAGCCGTGAAGGCGGACTCGTTCTCAACAACCTCCTGCTCTCCGCCGCCTGCGCCGCTGTCTTCATCGGCACGCTGTATCCGCTCGCGCTGGAAACACTGACGGGCGAAAAGATTTCGGTCGGCGCGCCGTATTTCAACCTCACCTTCGGACCGATCTTTATTCCGCTGCTGCTGCTCGTGCCGCTCGGACCCATGCTGACCTGGAAGCGTGCTGACATTCTGGCGGCCTTGCGCCGCCTGTGGTGGGCCGCGGCCCTCGCCTTGTTGGTGACGCTGCTGGTTCTGATGGTGACAGTGCGCGGGCCCTGGCTCGCGCCCCTTGGAATCGCCGTGGGCCTCTGGCTGATTTTCGGCTCGGCCGCCGAGATCATCCAGCGCGCAGGCTTCGGCCACCAGACCACGGCCATTGCCTGGCTGCGCTTGAAAGGTTTGCCGCGCAGTGCCTTTGGCACGGCACTGGCTCATGGCGGGTTGGGCATGATCGTGATCGGCGTGATCGTCCTTTCCCTGTGGAAGGAAGAACACATCGTCACCCTCAAGCCCGGCGGCGAAATCCCGGTGGCGGGCTACACCGTGGTATTCAAGGATGTGCAGCCGCTGGTCGGTCCCAATTATGACGGCACCTACGGCCGCTTCGAAATCATGCGGGGCGACCGTCTCGTCAAGGAAGTGGTCTCGGAGAAGCGCCAGTTCCGCCCGCGCAGCATGCCAACAACCGAAGTGGGCCTGATGCAGGGCGTCTGGGGCGACATCTATGTCGTGCTCGGCGATCCCGGCGAGGATGGAGCCTACGTGGTGCGCGCTTCATTCAATCCCATGGCGAGCGTCATCTGGCTGGGTGCGCTGGTGATGTTCCTGGGCGGCCTCCTGTCGCTGACAGACCGGCGGCTCCGCATCGGGGTGCCCAAGCGTGCAGCCGCTCCGGTGAACGCGATGCCAAGCCCTGCCGAGTAATGACCATGCTTCGTTTCTTCTCTGCGGCACTCCTCACCCTCTGGCTCGCGCTGCCGGCCTTTGCGGTTCAGCCCGACGAAATGCTGAAGGATCCGGCGCTGGAGGCCCGCGCCAGGCACATTTCCGCCGGGCTGCGCTGCCTTGTCTGCCAGAACCAGTCGATTGATGAGTCCGACGCCGGCGTGGCGCGGGATCTTCGTGTCCTGATCCGTGAACAGTTGCAGCAGAAGAAATCGGATGACGAGATCATTGCCTTCGTGGTGGACCGCTACGGCGAATATGTCCTCCTCAAGCCGCGGCTCGAAACACGGACGCTCGTACTCTGGCTCACGCCGTTTGCGATTCTTCTTGTTGGCGGGGCCTTCATCCTGCTTCGCCGCCGCCAGCCCGAAACGGCACCGGACCAGCTGAGCGATGCCGAAAAGGCCGCATTGGACGCCATCCTGCGCAAATAAGCCGGATTTGCCGTCAACTTGCCGCAAGTCTTACAGAGTTTTCATGCCGCCGTAATGGCGGCGTAAGGCTGTTCACCTTATCTCTTCACCATCCCACGGACACATGGAGTGATGAGACAATGTCAGCCCCCTTTTCCCCTTCCAAGAAGACGATCCTCGGCCTGATGGCAGCCGCCCTGATGGGTACGACGCTGCTCACGGCCTCGACTTTCCTTCCTCCCCCCGGTCATGCCTTGGCGCAGACCCAGACCCAGATTGCCGTTGACCCAACGCGCAGCTTCGCCCCTCTCGTCGAGAAGGTGATGCCGTCGGTGGTGAGCGTTCAGGTGAAGATCGCTGAGGTCTCCGACACCGGAGGCTCACAGCAGATTCCCGAGCAGTTCCGCGATTTCTTCAACCAGTTCCCCCAGTTCCGCGACCAGCTGCCCGGCGGCCCGGGTCAGCGTCCGCAACGCCATGACGGCATGGCCGTCGGCTCTGGCTTCGTCATCTCCAACGATGGCTATGTCGTCACCAACAACCACGTGGTCGATAGCGCCAAGTCGGTCCAGGTGACGTTCCAGGACGGCAACAGCTTCGATGCCACCGTTGTCGGCACCGATGCCAAGACCGACCTCGCCCTCCTCAAGATCAAGTCCGACAAGTCCTTCCCCGCAGTGACCCTCGCGGCGGATGAAGCCAAGGTCGGCGACTGGGTGATGGCCGTGGGCAATCCCTTCGGTCTGGGTGGAACGGTGACCGCCGGTATCGTCTCGGCCCGTGGCCGTGACATCGGCAATGGCCCCTATGACGATTTCCTGCAGATTGACGCCTCCATCAACAAGGGCAATTCCGGCGGCCCGTCCTTCAACCTCAACGGTGAGGTTGTGGGTGTGAACTCGGCGATCTTCTCGCCGTCAGGTGGTTCGGTGGGCATCGGTTTCGCCATCCCCGCCTCGATTGTACGTGACGTTGTGGACAGCCTGAAGTCGAATGGCGCCGTGACCCGCGGTTGGCTCGGCGTCCAGATCCAGCCCGTGACTGACGACCTGGCGGAGAGCCTCGGCCTTGACAAGGCCAAGGGTGCAATCGTTTCCGATCTGACGGAAGACTCGCCCGCCCAGAAGTCCGGCATCAAGCAGGGTGACACCATCCTGAAGGCCAACGGCGAGGACATCGACGATGCCCGCGACCTGGCCCGCACCATCGCCAAGGTGAAGCCGGGTACCGAAATCGCGGTCGACATCTACCGTGCCGGCAAGCCCGAAACGATCAAGGTGAAGATCGGCACCATGCCGGGTGAACCACAGAAGATGGCAGGCGTGAACAAGCCCGACGATGGGTTTGATCTCTCGAACCTTGGTTTGCAGGTTGCTCCCGCCGATGACGGCGCAGGCGTGAAGATCACGTCTGTGGAACCGGATTCGGCAGCAGCGGACCGCGGATTGAAGGAGGGCGACATCATTCTTGAAGTCGCCGGCCACCAGGTCGCCAACGCCGCCGACATGAAGGATGCCCTTCAGAAGGAAGACGGCAAGCGCGTGTTGATGCTGGTTCGCTCCGGCGACAGCCAGCGTTACATCGCACTTCCTCGTGAACGGAGTTGAAAAACCGGGTTGTCATACCCATCGTAGTATAACCCAAAGAGCGCAGACGCTTCCCCGCTCAGCGACGGCGCTCTAAGGCGCGGAGACAGGCTTCCCCCCGACGTTCCCCTGAACTGTCTCCGCGCCACCCCTTTCCAAGAGAGATTTTCTTATGCAAGTAGCATCTGGAGAGACTGCGACTCGCCAGGGCCGAGGCGCCCGGGGAAGATCAATGCGGGTATTGGTAATCGAGGACGACCGCGAAGCGGGTACCTGGCTCGTGAAGGGCCTGGAAGAGTCCGGCCATGTGGCCGACCTCGCCACCGACGGCGAGGAAGGCCTCGCCATGGCCCGCGAAGGCATTCACGATGTCATGATCGTGGACCGCATGCTGCCCAAGCTCGACGGCCTTTCCATCATCAAGACCATTCGTGCCGAAGGAATCGCGACCCCGGTCCTCATCCTGAGCGCCCTTTCCGACGTGGATGAGCGGGTGAAGGGCCTGCGCGCCGGTGGCGACGACTACCTTGCCAAACCCTACGCTTTCTCCGAACTTCTGGCCCGCGTTGAGGGCATGAAACGGCGCGGCCCTGAACAGGTGCAGGACACCAAGCTTCGAGCGTGTGACCTGGAAATGGACCTCCTCTCGCGCAGCGTCTTGCGCGGTGGAAAGCCCATTCCCCTGCAGCCCCGCGAATTCAAGCTGCTGGAATATCTCGTCCGCAACGCCGGCCACATCGTCACCCGCACCATGCTGCTGGAAAACGTCTGGGATTATCACTTCGACCCGCAGACCAATGTGATCGACGTCCATGTCTCGCGCCTGCGCAGCAAGATCGACAAGGGTTTCGACGAGCCCTTGCTTCAGACGGTTCGTGGTGCCGGATATATGATCCGTGACAATTAATTCGAAGATCTTCCGCACCTCGACCTTCCGTCTCGCGGCCATCTACCTCATCTTCTTCGCCTTATCCGTCAGCTCCGTATTGGGCTATGTCTACTGGAATACGGTCGGCATCCTCGAACGCCAGACCGACGAGACGATCCGCGCCGAGGTGCAGGGCCTGTCTGACCAGTACCGGCTTCTCAGCCTCGCGGGCGTCGTGGATGTGGTGAAGCGGCGCATCGAGGAGGGCGGTGGCTCCATCTACCTGCTCGTCAATTCCGACCTGGAACGGATCATCGGCAACATTGACATGTTGCCTGCCGCCAATACCGGCGAAGCGGGTTGGGTGGATTTCCCGATTGCCGTCGGCAAGGGCATCGCCCGCCAGCGCCATACGGGCCGCGCCTATCACGCGCCCCTCCCCGGAGGCTACCTCCTGCTCGTCGGCAGGGACGTGGAAGAACAGCGGCTCTTCAGCACAACAATCCGTCAGGCGGTGAGCTGGGCCCTGGGGCTCGCGCTCGTGCTGGGCCTTGGCGGCGGTTGGCTTCTCAGCCGCAACTTCCTGCGCCGGGTCGATGCCATCACCGAGACGAGCCGCACCATCATGGCGGGCGACTTCACGCAGCGCATGCCCGTTTCCGGTTCCGATGACGAACTGGATCGGCTGGCCCAATCCCTCAACGATATGCTGGGACAGATCGAACGCCTGATGGCGGGCATGAAAGAGGTGTCCGGCAACGTGGCACACGACCTGCGCACGCCACTCACCCGCATGCGCGCCCGGATCGAATCCGCGCTCCGCTCCGACGAACCCGCTGGCCACAAGTTGGCGCTGGAAAAGACGCTGGAAGACAGCGACCGCTTGCTCAGCACCTTCAACGCGCTTCTCTCCATCGCCCGGGCGGAGGCAGGCCAGTCCCGCGAAGGACTGGCGGAGACGGATGCGGCAAGCATCGTGCATGAGGTAGCGGAACTCTACGAGCCCATCGTGGAGGACGCCGGCGGAACGCTGAAGCTGGAGGTGGAGCCGGACATTCCCGTGCGTGCCGACCGCCAGCTTCTGGCGCAAGCCCTGAGCAACCTTCTCGACAACGCCCTCAAATACGGCGGCACGGAAGAGGCCAAGGGAACGGTCGTGACCGTCACGGCAAAGTCCGTGGACGGCAAGGCCGTCATCACCGTTGCTGACACCGGGAGCGGCATCGCACCCGAAGACCGCACTCGTGTGCTGGACCGCTTCGTGCGTCTGGACGAAAGCCGCAACAAGCCCGGCAATGGCCTGGGACTCAGCCTCGTCTCCTCCGTCATGAAACTCCACGGCGGCTCGCTGACGCTGGAGGATGCAGGCCCCGGCCTTCTGGCCAAGCTGGAATTGCCCTTGCTGGCAGAGGCGCGCAGCCCCGCCTGAGACATTCGGCAGCGTCTCAAGCATCTCGACATCGCCGGGTTGTGCGCTATCACCGTTCCATGAGCCTTGCCCTGAAAGACCGTATACACGGCCACTGGCCTTTGGGCCTCGATACCGCGGCCATCGTGCGTTTTCGCGAAGGTGTGGTACCCGCGATACTGCGCCGCCTCGACGCGGCCCGGCCGCTCGTGGACGCCATCGTCTCCGCCTCACCCTATCTGCGCGGCCTTCTCGCCCATGACCCGGAATTCGCCGCCACATGCCTTGAGACTTCGCCAGAGGAAATCCTTGCAAGTATCTGCGCAGAAACTGAAAAATCGGCTTATGCGGGAGATATAGCAGAGACGGCGAAGCTGTTGCGACAATTCAAAGCGAAGGCGGCGCTGCTGTTGGGCCTCGCGGATATCGGCCGCGCCTGGCCACTCGAAACAGTGACGCAAGCTCTCACCCGGTTTGCCGACACCGCTGTGTCGGCTGCCGTCAACGCGCTGCTGCTTGAAGCCCGCGCGGGCGGCAAACTCGTGCTCAACGATCCCGCTCGGCCATCGCTCGACTGCGGCTACACCGTCATCGCCATGGGCAAGCATGGCGCGGGCGAACTCAATTATTCCAGTGACATTGACCTGATCGTCCTGTTCGATCCCGAGACCATGCCCGTGGCAGAGGGGCAGGAGGCTTCATCAATCGCGATCCGCATCACCCGCAAGCTGGTGAGTCTGCTTCAGGACGTGGATGAAAACGGCTACGTCTTCCGGACCGACCTTCGCCTGCGCCCCGACCCCCGCGCCACCCAGGTGGCAATCGCCATCGAGGCGGCGGCCAACTACTACGAAAACCTCGGCCAGAACTGGGAACGCGCCGCCTACATCAAGGCCCGCGCCGCAGCGGGCGACATCGCGCTCGGCGAGGAGTTCCTGGCGCGGCTCCGCCCTTACGTCTGGCGCAAGTACCTCGACTTCGCCTCCATCTCCGATGTGCAGTCGTTGATCCGGCAAATCCACGCCGTGAAGGGCCATGGCGAAATCGCCGTTGAAGGTCACAATCTCAAGCTCGGCCGCGGCGGCATCCGCGAGATCGAATTCTTCGTCCAGACGCAACAACTGATCGCCGGAGGCCGCAATCCGAAACTGCGGGGGCGCTCGACATTGGCGATGTTGCAGGCCTTGGCCGACGCGCGCTGGATCACGCCGGACACGGCCGCGGAGCTGACCGAGTGCTATGTCGTCCTGCGAACTTGCGAGCACCGCGCCCAGATGATCGATGACCACCAGACCCACCACGTGCCGTCGAAGCCCGAGGCCTTCGAGAATTATGCACGCCTCTGCGGCTGCGGCCATGGTGGTGCCCTTGCGGGAAAATTGCGGGGCGTGCTGGAGACAGTTCAGCGCCATTCCTCGCGCCTGTTCGAAACCTCTGATGCGTTGGCAGGCGAGAGCGGCAGCCTCGTTTTCACCGGCGGCGAGGATGATCCCGAAACCATCGAGACACTGGAACGCATGGGCTTCCAGCAACCGTCGGAAGTCTCTGCCACCATCCGCGGTTGGCATTTCGGACGGTATGCGGCGACCCGAACGCGCCGTGCCCGCGAAGACCTCACCGAACTCATGCCTGCCTTGCTTCAGGCCCTGGCGCGCGATGGCGATGCCGACCGCGCTTTCACCTCCTTCGATCGTTTCCTCTCCGGCCTTGGCGCGGGCGTTCAGCTTTTTGCCATGCTGAAGGCGAACCCCGGGCTTCTTGACCTGATCGCCCGCATTCTCGGAACTGCGCCGCGTCTGGCGGAAGGCATGAGCCGCCGCCCACGCGTACTGGAAGCGGTGCTCGAACCTGGCTTCTTCGGGCCGCTGCCCCCGCGTGAGCAGGTGCAGGCCCTGGCCGATCAGATTCTCCCGGCCGATCTGTCGCTGGAAGAAGCCATGGACCGCGCCCGCGTGCTGGGCCGCGAACAGCAATTCCGTGTGGGCGTGCGCGTGCTCTCCGACACCTTGTCGGCCGAGGAGGCGGGCACGGGCTTCGCCAACATCGCCGACATGATGATCGGGCACCTCCTCGCCGCATCCAGGCGGGACATGGAAACCCGTCACGGCCCGATCGAACAGGGCCGCGTCGCGGTGATCGCCATGGGCAAGCTGGGGGGGCGCGAAATGACGGCCTCGTCTGATCTGGACCTCATCCTGATCTACGATCATCCGCAGGATGTGAGCCAGTCGTCGGGAAATCGTCCGCTCAGTGCCGGGCAATATTACCAGAGGCTCACACAACGTTTCGTCTCTGCTCTCACGGTGCCCACCGCCGAAGGGCCGCTCTACGAGGTGGACATGCGCCTCCGCCCATCGGGCAGCAAGGGACCGGTGGCCGCAAGTTTTCCGAGCTTCAAGGCCTATCACGCCGAGAGCGCCTGGACCTGGGAGAAGCTCGCCATGACCCGCGCCCGCGTGGTGGCAGGCGACACCAGCCTGGTGGCCGAGCTTGAGGAGGCCATCAAGGGCTTCCTCTCCGCCCGCCGCGACGAGGCCGCCACCCGGAAGGATGTGGTTGACATGCGCAGTCTCATGCTGCGCGAACATCTCCCCAAGATCGTGTGGGACATCAAGCGCATGCGGGGCGGTCTGGTGGAACTGGAGTTCATCGCCCAGTTCCTGCAACTGCTGCATGCCCACGATCATCCCGGCGTGTTGCGCACCAACACGGTGGCGGCATATGAAGCCTTGCAGGCAGCATCTGTTCTCACGGCCGCTGATGCGTTCCAGTTGGTCGAGGCCTCGCGCCTTTTCCATCGGCTCACGCAAGTGCTGCGGCTCTGCCTCGACCACACCTTCGAACCCGACAAGGCTCTGCCAGGCTTGAACCGGGCCATTGCTGCGGCTGCCCAGGTGCCGGACGTGCGCATTGCCGAGGACGTGCTTCGGGAAAAGGAAGCCGGCATTGCCGCCCTCTTTGACCGTCTGGTGGGGCCGCCCGCACCCTGAACCGGCTTGCGGAAAAAATCGTGAACATCAGCGACGGAATCTCACGGGCCGTCCGTCTTGTGTGTGGAAACCGGTTCCACACATGACAATCGACGGCAACACATCAGGAGATCAAAGTGAGGAAAACCATTGTTCTGGCAGCCGGTCTGGCCCTTCTTGCGGGCAGCACCGCCTTCGCCAACGAACCCTATCTGCCCCGCACCCAGAAGGGGTTCGACAAGGCGGACGCCAACCATGACGGCAAGCTCGCCCTGGCAGAATTCACCCCGCTGGCTGAACGCCGCCTGCAGAAAATGGACGGCAACGGCGACAAGGCCGTAACAGCTGCGGAAATCGAGGCCCGCCTTCAGGAGGTGTTGAAGCGCCGCCTGGAACGCACCATGGCTCTCATGGATACCGACAAGGATGGATCAATCACCCAGCGGGAACTCGACAAGATCGCCGCCGACATGTTCAATAGCGCCGACACCGACAAGGACGGAGACCTGAGCATGGCGGAAGCCCACGACTTCAAGCGTGGTGTCTGGCGCAAGGGCTATGTGGCGCAACCAGGCTCCTCCGCCGGAACAGGCAACTGACGGAGACGCCTTGGCCATCACGCCATACCGCGAACGGCCCATGGCGGGTCTGCATCAGGCCACTGATGCGGACCTGCTGGTGCATGCCGGGCGGCGTGAAGCCCACGCCTTTGCCGCGCTGGTGGACCGGCATTTCCCCGTCGTTCACCGCGTGGTGTGGCGAATGATGAATGGACACGCCGATGCCGAGGATGTGGCCCAGGAGGCCTTCCTGCGGCTGTGGCGCGATCCCTCTCAGGTGCGCGAGGGGCCAGCCCTGCGGGGATGGCTCATACGCGTTGCGAGTAACATTGTGATGGACCGTTTCAGGGTCAAACCCATGCTGGAGTTGGATGAAACAGGCGAACTGGCCGATGGCCGTGGAACGGCGGAGGATGCGATGGACAGAAGCCGCGCCGTCGCCACCATCGACGCTGCCGTTGCAGGCCTTCCCGAACGGCAAAAGCTGGCGATGACGCTGGTGCATTTCGAACAGATGACCAACATCGCCGCCGCCGCCATCATGGACGTCAGCGTGGATGCCCTTGAATCCCTTCTGGCGCGGGCCCGCCGCAGCCTCAAGGAACGCCTTGCCCCCGACAAGTCAACGCTGCTGGCGACACTCGCCGCAGAAAGGACCTGAGCCATGAACCGCAACCATGAACCCATGACAGACCGGGAACTTGATCTCCTGCTGGCCCATGCAACAGTGCCATCATTGCCGGAAGGTGCGCGCGACCGGCTGATGCAGCGGCTTGCGGGCGAGGCATCATCGCCACCCGCGAATACGGTTGTTCCGTTCCGGCGGGCGGCTGCAGCGCCCTCGCGGATTGGCTGGCTGGCGGGTTTGCCCCTTGCCGCATCATTGGCGCTCGGCATCTACCTGGGCAGCGGCGGCACGCTTGAGAATTATCTGCCGTCCACCGCCTACGACATGTTGGCAGGGAACGCGGACGACGCCGTCACCGGCATCGAAGATGTGGAAAGTTTCAACGAGGACGATCTTTCATGAGCGACGCGATGACACCGATCGAACCGCCCGTGACAGCAGAGTCGGCCATCCGCCGCCCCTGGCTGCCGCAGTTGCGCTCACGATGGTGGACGCTGCTGCTCGGCGTCTCGTTGATGGCGAACCTGCTGGTGATCGGGCTGGCCCTGGGCTTCGGCTATGAGGGCCGCAGGGCCGAGCGCCTGATGGGGGCCAGCTACATCCAGATGATCCCCCGCGATTTCCTCCGCAACCTGCCACGCGAGCGGCGTGAAGAGTTGATGGGGATCGTGCACGACAAGCTGCATCAGCTGCGGGAACTCCGCGCCACGTCCGATGCCTCGCCGCTCAAACTGGCCGAAGCGCTGGAAAAACCAGATGCAAGCGATGCTGAAATCCGCGCGGCTGTCGAAGCCTTTGCGACAGGCAACGGCAGCCTCGCAGCGGGTGGCGCAGGCGTCACCATGGAAATCGTCAGCAAACTGACGCCGGACGAGCGCAAGGAACTCGCCCAGGCCATCCGCGACCGGGCCGAACGCGCCGCACGCCGCCGCCGCAATTGAGAAGGCTCAGGCCGAGGGCAGGGTGACGGTCACGGTTGTCCCGCGGCCCACCACGCTCACGATGTCGAGTGTGCCATTGTGCAACTCGACGAGCGAACGCGAGATGGCGAGGCCGAGGCCTGAGCCGCCGCGACTCTTGGTGAACTGGTTTTCCACCTGCTCGAAGGGCCGCCCGAGCTTCTGAATGTCCCGCTGCGGAATGCCGATGCCCGTGTCCGTGATCGTGAACACGAAGTTGGTCGCCGTCGTGCGCCCGCTGATCGTCACCTTGCCGCCTTCGGGTGTGAACTTTACCGCATTGGAGAGCAGGTTGATCAAAACCTGCTTCAGGGCGCGGCGGTCTGCACGGAACGGGCGCGCATTCTCGCTGTCCTGAACAAGTGTCAGCTTGCCCTCGGTAGCGCGTGGCCCCACCAGGCGCATCACTTCCTCCAGCAGGGAGGGGAACGACAACTCGCTGATCTCGAGGTCCAGACGGCCGGCTTCGATCTTGGACATGTCGAGAATGTCATTGATCACGTCGAGCAGGAACTGGCCACTGCGGCGAATGTCGTTGGCATATTCAATGTATTTTGGCGTACCGAGCGGACCAAAAAACTCGTTCGTCATCACCTCGCTGAAGCCGATGATGGCATTGAGCGGCGTGCGCAATTCATGGCTCATGTTCGCGAGGAATTCGGACTTGGAGCGGTTCGCCGCCTCGGCGCGTGCCTTTTCGCTCGCATACTTGTCCGCCAGTTCGGCGAGACGCTGCGATTGTTCTTCGGCTGTCTGCCGTTCCTTCTGCAGGTCGCGCACGGCCTCCATCAGGGTCTTTTCAGACGACAGCAGGTTCTCCTCCTGCTTCTTCAGCGGCGTGATGTCGGTGCCCACGGAAACAAAGCCGCCGTCCTTGGTGCGCCGTTCGTTGATCTGCAGCCAGCGCCCATCGGCAAGCTGCACTTCGACGGAACGCGCCCCGGACTTGTCGATGATCTGCCCCGGCACATACTGCTTCACCACCGGCTCGCGTGAGGACTGCGCAACC
The nucleotide sequence above comes from Hyphomicrobiales bacterium. Encoded proteins:
- a CDS encoding sigma-70 family RNA polymerase sigma factor; the protein is MAITPYRERPMAGLHQATDADLLVHAGRREAHAFAALVDRHFPVVHRVVWRMMNGHADAEDVAQEAFLRLWRDPSQVREGPALRGWLIRVASNIVMDRFRVKPMLELDETGELADGRGTAEDAMDRSRAVATIDAAVAGLPERQKLAMTLVHFEQMTNIAAAAIMDVSVDALESLLARARRSLKERLAPDKSTLLATLAAERT
- a CDS encoding periplasmic heavy metal sensor, which encodes MSDAMTPIEPPVTAESAIRRPWLPQLRSRWWTLLLGVSLMANLLVIGLALGFGYEGRRAERLMGASYIQMIPRDFLRNLPRERREELMGIVHDKLHQLRELRATSDASPLKLAEALEKPDASDAEIRAAVEAFATGNGSLAAGGAGVTMEIVSKLTPDERKELAQAIRDRAERAARRRRN
- a CDS encoding bifunctional [glutamine synthetase] adenylyltransferase/[glutamine synthetase]-adenylyl-L-tyrosine phosphorylase, which produces MSLALKDRIHGHWPLGLDTAAIVRFREGVVPAILRRLDAARPLVDAIVSASPYLRGLLAHDPEFAATCLETSPEEILASICAETEKSAYAGDIAETAKLLRQFKAKAALLLGLADIGRAWPLETVTQALTRFADTAVSAAVNALLLEARAGGKLVLNDPARPSLDCGYTVIAMGKHGAGELNYSSDIDLIVLFDPETMPVAEGQEASSIAIRITRKLVSLLQDVDENGYVFRTDLRLRPDPRATQVAIAIEAAANYYENLGQNWERAAYIKARAAAGDIALGEEFLARLRPYVWRKYLDFASISDVQSLIRQIHAVKGHGEIAVEGHNLKLGRGGIREIEFFVQTQQLIAGGRNPKLRGRSTLAMLQALADARWITPDTAAELTECYVVLRTCEHRAQMIDDHQTHHVPSKPEAFENYARLCGCGHGGALAGKLRGVLETVQRHSSRLFETSDALAGESGSLVFTGGEDDPETIETLERMGFQQPSEVSATIRGWHFGRYAATRTRRAREDLTELMPALLQALARDGDADRAFTSFDRFLSGLGAGVQLFAMLKANPGLLDLIARILGTAPRLAEGMSRRPRVLEAVLEPGFFGPLPPREQVQALADQILPADLSLEEAMDRARVLGREQQFRVGVRVLSDTLSAEEAGTGFANIADMMIGHLLAASRRDMETRHGPIEQGRVAVIAMGKLGGREMTASSDLDLILIYDHPQDVSQSSGNRPLSAGQYYQRLTQRFVSALTVPTAEGPLYEVDMRLRPSGSKGPVAASFPSFKAYHAESAWTWEKLAMTRARVVAGDTSLVAELEEAIKGFLSARRDEAATRKDVVDMRSLMLREHLPKIVWDIKRMRGGLVELEFIAQFLQLLHAHDHPGVLRTNTVAAYEALQAASVLTAADAFQLVEASRLFHRLTQVLRLCLDHTFEPDKALPGLNRAIAAAAQVPDVRIAEDVLREKEAGIAALFDRLVGPPAP